From Streptomyces griseorubiginosus, one genomic window encodes:
- a CDS encoding ABC transporter ATP-binding protein translates to MTGTPVLQVDGLAVRYPSRGFRKPPTTVIEDVSFEVGHAETVALVGESGSGKTTIGKAVLGLTPVSAGRVLLDGRDIAHLTGRARRLLSADLQAIFQNPYGSLNPSLPVGRILAEPLLTGSALPRQEVHDRIAELLRRVGLPEDAVDRYPAQFSGGQRQRIAIARAVARHPRIIICDEPTSALDVTTQAAALNLLAELQQTLGCSYLFITHDLAVVKEFAARTLVLQHGRIVEEGPSVDVCGRPRHPYTRRLVAAAPVPDPVLQRARRKQRTELEASAR, encoded by the coding sequence GTGACCGGAACACCCGTACTCCAAGTCGACGGCCTCGCGGTGCGCTACCCGTCCCGCGGTTTCCGCAAGCCCCCGACCACGGTCATCGAGGACGTCTCCTTCGAGGTCGGACACGCCGAGACGGTCGCGCTCGTCGGCGAGTCCGGCTCGGGCAAGACCACGATCGGCAAAGCGGTCCTGGGACTGACCCCGGTCAGCGCGGGACGCGTCCTGCTCGACGGCCGGGACATCGCCCACCTCACCGGACGGGCCCGCCGCCTGCTGTCCGCAGACCTCCAGGCCATCTTCCAGAACCCCTACGGCTCCCTCAACCCGTCGCTGCCGGTGGGCCGGATCCTGGCCGAACCCCTGCTCACCGGCTCGGCGTTGCCACGCCAGGAGGTCCACGACCGCATCGCCGAGCTGCTGCGCCGCGTCGGCCTGCCCGAGGACGCGGTCGACCGCTACCCGGCCCAGTTCAGCGGAGGCCAGCGCCAGCGCATCGCCATCGCCCGGGCGGTGGCCCGCCACCCCCGGATCATCATCTGTGACGAGCCGACCAGCGCCCTCGACGTGACCACGCAGGCCGCCGCCCTGAACCTCCTCGCCGAGCTCCAGCAGACCCTCGGATGCTCGTATCTCTTCATCACCCACGACCTCGCCGTGGTCAAGGAGTTCGCGGCGCGCACCCTGGTACTCCAGCACGGACGCATCGTCGAGGAGGGCCCCAGCGTCGACGTGTGCGGCCGCCCGCGGCACCCGTACACCCGCCGCCTGGTGGCCGCCGCCCCCGTCCCGGACCCGGTCCTGCAACGCGCCCGTCGCAAGCAGCGGACCGAGCTCGAGGCAAGCGCGCGGTGA
- a CDS encoding alpha/beta hydrolase yields the protein MTMRPPPFDRELAAELDAIHVFLPPTITPDMIADGRRTDGPFAPPSNEELACGGVFEVREETVPGPPGAPGVPLLICRPTAPTEPRPVVYTIHGGGMVAGTHRLGMPLDWAEELGLVVVSVDYRLAPEHPHPAPVEDCYAGLLWTAEHAKEIGGDPDRIILAGGSAGGGLTAAVALLARDRNGPRAIGQVLMCPMLDDRNDTPSAHQMAGLGVWDRTSNETGWNALLGDARGTADVSPYAAPARAHDLSGLPPAFIDVGSAETFRDEDIAYASRIWHAGGIAELHVWPGGFHGFDGMVPRAALSQEARAARLRWLRRLLGE from the coding sequence ATGACCATGCGCCCCCCGCCCTTCGACCGCGAACTCGCCGCTGAGCTCGACGCGATCCACGTCTTTCTGCCCCCCACGATCACGCCGGACATGATCGCGGACGGCAGGCGGACGGACGGTCCCTTCGCGCCACCGTCGAACGAGGAACTGGCCTGCGGCGGTGTCTTCGAAGTCCGGGAAGAGACCGTCCCCGGCCCGCCGGGCGCACCGGGGGTGCCCCTGCTGATCTGCCGGCCCACCGCCCCGACCGAACCACGCCCGGTCGTCTACACCATCCACGGCGGTGGGATGGTGGCCGGCACCCACCGGCTGGGCATGCCGCTCGACTGGGCGGAGGAACTCGGCCTGGTCGTCGTGTCGGTGGACTACCGCCTCGCCCCCGAGCATCCACATCCGGCCCCGGTGGAGGACTGCTACGCGGGGCTGCTGTGGACGGCCGAGCACGCCAAGGAGATCGGTGGCGACCCGGACCGCATCATCCTCGCGGGCGGCAGCGCCGGCGGCGGTCTCACCGCGGCCGTGGCACTGCTCGCGCGTGACCGCAACGGACCGCGCGCGATCGGCCAGGTGCTGATGTGCCCGATGCTCGACGACCGCAACGACACCCCCTCCGCCCACCAGATGGCGGGCCTGGGCGTGTGGGACCGCACGTCCAACGAGACGGGATGGAATGCGCTCCTGGGCGACGCCCGGGGCACCGCGGACGTGTCACCGTACGCGGCACCCGCCCGCGCGCACGACCTGTCCGGGCTGCCTCCGGCTTTCATCGACGTCGGTTCGGCCGAGACCTTCCGCGACGAGGACATCGCCTACGCCAGCCGCATCTGGCACGCGGGCGGCATCGCCGAACTGCATGTGTGGCCCGGCGGTTTCCACGGATTCGACGGCATGGTGCCGCGGGCCGCCCTGTCCCAGGAAGCCCGCGCGGCAAGGCTGCGGTGGCTGCGCCGACTGCTGGGGGAGTGA
- a CDS encoding LacI family DNA-binding transcriptional regulator, whose translation MSEVRRVTSADVAREAGVSRATVSYVLNDAPHQKIPEATRQRVWEAAGRLGYAPSAAARALRMGRSDIVLGLLPDWPIEHVLGQLIQRLTNSFAEHGLTFVVHSSARPARPLRELWKSISPAAVLALQDFPEPEARAMRAAGIEVVMAMHGTFPGEKPAPLVSEQPIGAVQARHLAAAHRRLGYAYPDLPGLDVLAQPRLDGVRKVCAELGLPEPDVRTVPLEARGAAEAVKAWLAEEPAVTGVCAFNDDIALAVLAGLGHLGLRAPQDLAVIGVDDIPNASLAQPPLTTVFRDTNTIARNMARRVVDTLDGKPVSTEPVQDELGIRIRQSA comes from the coding sequence GTGTCCGAAGTCAGACGGGTGACCAGCGCGGATGTGGCGCGGGAGGCCGGGGTGTCCCGCGCCACCGTGAGCTATGTCCTCAACGACGCTCCGCACCAGAAGATCCCCGAGGCCACCCGGCAGCGGGTCTGGGAAGCGGCGGGCCGCCTCGGTTACGCGCCCTCGGCCGCCGCGCGAGCCCTGCGGATGGGCCGTTCGGACATCGTGCTCGGGCTGCTGCCGGACTGGCCGATCGAGCACGTCCTCGGGCAGCTGATCCAGCGGCTGACCAACTCCTTCGCCGAGCACGGGCTGACCTTCGTGGTGCATTCGTCGGCCCGCCCGGCCCGCCCGCTGCGGGAGCTGTGGAAGTCCATTTCGCCGGCGGCGGTCCTGGCGCTCCAGGACTTCCCCGAGCCGGAGGCCCGGGCGATGCGGGCCGCCGGGATCGAGGTGGTCATGGCGATGCACGGCACGTTCCCGGGCGAGAAGCCCGCTCCCTTGGTGTCCGAACAGCCGATCGGCGCCGTACAGGCCCGCCACCTGGCGGCGGCGCACCGGCGCCTCGGCTACGCCTACCCCGATCTGCCGGGGCTCGACGTCCTCGCACAGCCGCGGCTCGACGGCGTCCGCAAGGTCTGCGCCGAGCTGGGCCTGCCCGAGCCCGACGTCCGGACGGTGCCGCTGGAGGCCCGGGGGGCCGCCGAAGCGGTGAAGGCGTGGCTGGCCGAGGAGCCGGCGGTGACGGGGGTGTGCGCCTTCAACGACGACATCGCCCTCGCGGTGCTCGCCGGCCTCGGCCACCTCGGTCTGCGCGCCCCGCAGGACCTGGCGGTGATCGGTGTCGACGACATCCCCAACGCGTCGCTGGCGCAGCCGCCGCTGACCACTGTCTTCCGCGACACGAACACCATCGCGCGGAACATGGCCCGCCGCGTGGTCGACACCCTCGACGGAAAGCCGGTCTCCACCGAGCCCGTCCAGGACGAACTCGGCATCCGCATCAGGCAGTCCGCCTGA
- a CDS encoding dihydrofolate reductase family protein encodes MPGKVFFSVTMSLDGFMAPEDVPVEVVFSSAGRDDPRARRWMAQWSELQAWMFPLRWFRENLGLGDGGEEGPDNDLARATYERTGASVMGRRMFDAGELAWPEEAPFHTPVFVLTHTGRDPWERPGGTTFHFVTDGIESALLRAREAAGDRDVRIAGGAETIQQYLDSGLIDEFSITLAPVLLGTGIRLFDHVDPDRLTLTQSRTDGSARVTHLTYTVRKR; translated from the coding sequence ATGCCGGGGAAGGTGTTCTTCAGCGTGACGATGTCGCTCGACGGCTTCATGGCACCGGAGGACGTGCCCGTCGAGGTCGTCTTCTCCTCCGCGGGCCGGGACGACCCGAGGGCCCGGCGCTGGATGGCGCAGTGGTCGGAGTTGCAGGCGTGGATGTTCCCGCTGCGGTGGTTCCGGGAGAACCTCGGGCTCGGCGACGGCGGCGAGGAGGGACCGGACAACGACCTCGCGCGAGCGACGTACGAGCGCACCGGCGCGAGCGTGATGGGCAGGCGGATGTTCGACGCGGGCGAGCTGGCATGGCCGGAGGAGGCACCGTTCCACACCCCGGTGTTCGTCCTCACCCACACCGGGCGTGACCCGTGGGAGCGGCCGGGCGGTACCACCTTCCACTTCGTCACCGACGGCATCGAGAGCGCACTGCTCCGGGCCCGCGAGGCGGCCGGCGACCGCGACGTACGCATCGCCGGCGGCGCCGAGACGATCCAGCAGTACCTGGACAGCGGCCTGATCGACGAGTTCTCGATCACCCTCGCCCCCGTCCTCCTCGGCACCGGCATCCGCCTGTTCGACCATGTGGACCCCGACCGCCTCACACTGACGCAGTCCCGCACGGACGGGTCAGCGCGGGTGACGCACCTGACGTACACCGTCCGCAAGCGGTAG
- a CDS encoding MFS transporter, with protein sequence MSDVKARASSPWKTAVLAGMASYLDAGALVTSGIAIGGYYAVPLGLGPGTVGTLLGLQTLAFAAGALLGGRLGDRFGRRRIFTFSLLLYAAGTGLLLVATGPVPLYAGVLATGVAIGADLPVSLALANEEAPPGRKGTMVVFSGMLWLAGIVAVLGLSSFLGVQGLRGGRILFAHLLLVAIVVLLLRRTLAESAEWSAARHTAHSHPTVDSENVEFSRVRELFRPPVVHALLATGLYYAAWNLGANTLGQFGTFLWTALAGGEVEQFSRLALLGLPVGFLAGLAFLRVIDRPARHTWFAVGSALIVVAWALPALFGANRVTLVAVLLLSGLGNAFAGEAVYKVWTQELFPTLLRATATGVTMAFTRAVAGLAALATPAFALGHTRLFFGLLFGCALCAAVIGLAWVPRLAVAPGPEQGPAGTADPVLRTAPVPTQPSATAA encoded by the coding sequence ATGTCCGATGTGAAGGCCCGGGCGAGCAGCCCCTGGAAGACGGCGGTCCTCGCGGGCATGGCGTCCTATCTGGACGCCGGAGCGCTGGTGACCTCGGGCATCGCGATCGGCGGCTACTACGCGGTTCCCCTCGGCCTCGGTCCGGGAACCGTGGGCACGCTGCTGGGGCTCCAGACCCTGGCGTTCGCGGCCGGCGCGCTCTTGGGAGGCCGGCTGGGCGACCGGTTCGGCCGCCGGAGGATCTTCACCTTCTCCCTCCTGCTCTACGCCGCCGGCACGGGGCTGCTCCTCGTGGCGACCGGACCGGTTCCGCTGTACGCCGGTGTCCTGGCCACCGGTGTGGCCATAGGCGCGGACCTGCCCGTGTCGCTGGCGCTGGCCAACGAAGAGGCGCCGCCGGGCAGGAAGGGCACGATGGTGGTGTTCTCCGGCATGCTCTGGCTCGCCGGCATCGTCGCCGTACTCGGCCTGAGTTCCTTCCTGGGCGTGCAGGGCCTGCGTGGCGGCCGCATTCTCTTCGCCCACCTGCTCCTGGTGGCGATCGTGGTCCTGCTGCTGCGCCGCACCCTCGCCGAGTCCGCGGAATGGTCCGCCGCACGGCACACCGCCCACTCGCACCCGACAGTCGATTCCGAGAACGTCGAGTTCAGCCGCGTCAGGGAGCTGTTCCGGCCCCCGGTCGTCCATGCGCTCCTCGCGACCGGCCTGTACTACGCGGCCTGGAACCTCGGCGCGAACACCCTCGGCCAGTTCGGCACCTTCCTCTGGACCGCCCTCGCCGGGGGAGAGGTCGAGCAGTTCTCCCGGCTCGCCCTCCTCGGGCTGCCCGTCGGCTTCCTCGCCGGGCTGGCCTTCCTGCGGGTCATCGACCGGCCCGCCCGGCACACCTGGTTCGCCGTCGGCTCGGCGTTGATCGTCGTCGCGTGGGCGCTGCCCGCCCTGTTCGGCGCCAACAGGGTCACGCTCGTCGCCGTCCTGCTGCTGTCCGGCCTGGGCAACGCGTTCGCGGGGGAGGCCGTGTACAAGGTCTGGACCCAGGAGCTGTTCCCGACCCTGCTGCGCGCGACCGCCACCGGAGTGACCATGGCCTTCACGCGGGCCGTCGCCGGACTCGCGGCCCTGGCCACGCCTGCGTTCGCCCTCGGCCACACCCGCCTCTTCTTCGGCCTGCTGTTCGGCTGCGCGCTGTGCGCGGCGGTGATCGGGCTGGCCTGGGTGCCGCGACTGGCCGTGGCGCCCGGGCCCGAACAGGGGCCTGCGGGGACGGCTGATCCCGTACTGCGCACCGCACCTGTGCCGACGCAACCGTCCGCAACAGCGGCCTGA